The following proteins are encoded in a genomic region of Sphingopyxis sp. YF1:
- a CDS encoding AAA family ATPase: MRGLSAFEMDFKYPITAIAGTNGSGKSTILAIAACAFHNGSDGFRLPGRVQSYYTFSDFFIQSIGEVGPQGVAIAYSIRHDRWKSGVPREGLQVRKKKQGGKWNNYDKRVKRTVIYHGVQRVVPYYERSAHKSYRTYFKPNDLDVSVREKIASIAGRILGKKYSDFEHLEHSRYSLPRVKSGDLAYSGFNMGAGESAVLEILSTIFSSGSGSLIIIDEIELGLHELAQVRLVKELKELCLEMKCQIICTTHAYEVLAALPPEARIFVEPIGGKTNVLPEISADYACGRMGRSGSEEIDIFVEDEVAMAMVQASMDQSLRGRTRLMEIGSYSSLKRLMAARYMENRRRCLCIMDGDQRSGKVGIAGDVADMCDGKFSTQSEAIREWVAARLSFLPGDEWPEKWLFEKAISLCSQDEGWEQSPADVWGVPNAASLREMFEQCLAAGKHCEFPALAEVLTLPEENVRRELISALRVSLPDDFNKIAEFVAGAMA; encoded by the coding sequence ATGAGGGGGCTTAGTGCGTTTGAGATGGATTTTAAATATCCAATTACAGCAATTGCTGGCACAAATGGTTCTGGAAAGTCAACTATACTAGCTATAGCTGCTTGTGCATTCCATAATGGATCAGATGGATTTAGGCTGCCAGGCAGGGTTCAGTCGTATTATACTTTTAGTGACTTTTTTATCCAATCTATTGGCGAGGTGGGGCCGCAAGGTGTCGCAATTGCGTACAGCATCCGACATGACCGATGGAAGAGCGGCGTTCCGAGGGAGGGGCTGCAAGTTCGAAAGAAGAAGCAGGGGGGGAAATGGAACAACTATGATAAGCGTGTTAAGCGCACAGTGATATATCATGGTGTTCAGAGAGTGGTTCCATATTATGAACGATCCGCTCACAAGTCATATAGAACATACTTTAAGCCAAATGATTTGGATGTTTCTGTAAGGGAGAAGATTGCAAGCATAGCTGGAAGAATACTGGGGAAAAAGTATTCTGATTTTGAGCATCTTGAACACTCAAGATACTCTCTTCCCAGGGTGAAGTCTGGAGATCTCGCTTATTCTGGTTTCAATATGGGGGCCGGAGAAAGTGCTGTTTTGGAAATTCTTTCGACAATATTCTCTTCTGGAAGTGGAAGTCTAATAATTATTGATGAGATTGAGCTTGGCCTTCACGAATTGGCTCAGGTTCGTCTTGTGAAGGAATTAAAAGAGCTATGCTTAGAGATGAAGTGTCAAATAATATGCACGACTCATGCCTATGAGGTGCTCGCTGCTCTGCCTCCTGAGGCGCGAATCTTTGTTGAGCCAATAGGAGGGAAAACGAACGTTCTCCCTGAAATATCAGCGGATTACGCTTGCGGTCGGATGGGGCGTAGTGGTTCCGAAGAGATAGATATATTTGTGGAAGATGAGGTTGCGATGGCAATGGTCCAAGCGAGTATGGACCAAAGTTTGAGAGGGCGTACTCGGCTAATGGAAATTGGCTCCTATTCAAGCTTGAAGCGTCTGATGGCTGCGCGATACATGGAAAACCGGCGCCGTTGTCTTTGCATAATGGACGGTGACCAGCGCAGCGGGAAAGTCGGAATCGCGGGTGATGTCGCTGATATGTGTGACGGAAAATTCTCAACCCAAAGCGAAGCTATTCGCGAATGGGTGGCGGCACGTTTGTCATTTTTACCCGGTGACGAATGGCCAGAAAAATGGCTATTTGAAAAAGCGATATCCCTATGCAGTCAAGATGAAGGCTGGGAGCAATCACCGGCCGACGTTTGGGGCGTTCCAAATGCGGCGTCGCTCCGCGAGATGTTCGAGCAATGCTTGGCTGCTGGAAAGCACTGTGAGTTTCCTGCTCTGGCAGAGGTGTTAACGTTACCCGAAGAGAACGTTAGGCGAGAACTCATTTCCGCGCTTAGAGTAAGTCTTCCAGACGATTTCAACAAAATTGCCGAATTCGTGGCCGGTGCTATGGCTTGA
- a CDS encoding EAL domain-containing protein: MFSVLECVVYQHDPRLVLIAALVCILGNICLFVVLNRSTFCVETRRRHWLVVAAIAQGVGVWATHFVAMLAYRGSMPIRFDMSLTLLSVAIAIGFFWCSFRLLGKAPTLRRSAAAAAIAAAGVGAMHSTGMASIIAPARVTIDHGTALVALLLCGLCFWASFAAFARTSGWRRVIAPATFGVLAVVILHFTAMSATTLVPDPTRGAALDAAGSREWLVPAIVFANLALIVLALFGSLIDRWLTDAHGLAEATLEALAITHDGRIVEVNHQLAALLGVSPGALIGSAPADWFVRLDGTPFAAPNGHSVEARLRSSVDEDQILEIATQTIEYRGRGCQVLAIRDLSDRKRAQRAIEHMASHDPLTDLANRAWFVHALDRAIAAREPFALLALDLDRFKAVNDIFGHAAGDDILCRVADLLRAAVRGDDVVARVGGDEFLIIQSAVSTPDDARRLASRILENLAVEMDVARDPMAVGISIGVALYPQDGDDAETLQRNADTALYRAKNNGRGGAAFFDQEMDAVARERRALEHDLRHAITRGELRLVFQPLVATAFGSIVGYEALLRWDHATRGEVPPDDFIPIAEDIGAIVQIGEWVLREACTIAAGWPENISVAVNVSTIQFQVPNLPAIVRDALDRAGLAAHRLELEITETAFLRNRQSALKALHEIRAMGVRVAMDDFGTGYSSLSNLKAFPFDKIKIDKSFVSSIDDDAAARSIVRAIIGLGRSFNMPIVAEGVETEAQRQMLLDEGCPQAQGFYFGRPEANPFAGALSDKTRSEG; the protein is encoded by the coding sequence ATGTTCAGCGTCCTCGAATGCGTGGTGTACCAACATGATCCGCGGCTGGTCCTGATCGCCGCGCTCGTCTGCATCCTCGGCAACATCTGCCTCTTCGTCGTCCTCAACCGGTCGACCTTCTGCGTCGAGACGCGCCGCCGCCACTGGCTCGTGGTCGCCGCGATCGCGCAGGGAGTCGGGGTGTGGGCGACGCATTTCGTCGCGATGCTCGCCTATCGCGGGTCGATGCCGATCCGCTTCGACATGTCGCTCACCCTGCTGTCGGTGGCGATCGCGATCGGCTTTTTCTGGTGCAGCTTCCGCCTGCTCGGCAAGGCGCCGACGCTGCGGCGCAGCGCCGCCGCCGCGGCGATCGCCGCCGCCGGGGTCGGCGCGATGCACTCGACCGGCATGGCGTCGATCATCGCGCCCGCGCGCGTCACGATCGACCATGGCACCGCGCTCGTCGCGCTGCTGCTGTGCGGGCTCTGCTTCTGGGCCTCCTTCGCGGCCTTTGCCCGGACCAGCGGCTGGCGGCGGGTGATCGCGCCCGCGACCTTCGGCGTGCTCGCGGTGGTCATCCTCCACTTCACCGCCATGTCGGCGACGACGCTCGTCCCCGATCCGACGCGCGGCGCCGCGCTCGACGCCGCGGGCAGCCGCGAATGGCTCGTCCCCGCGATCGTCTTCGCCAATCTCGCGCTGATCGTCCTCGCGCTGTTCGGCTCGCTGATCGACCGCTGGCTCACCGACGCGCACGGCCTCGCCGAAGCGACGCTCGAGGCGCTCGCGATCACCCACGACGGCCGCATCGTCGAGGTCAACCACCAGCTCGCGGCGCTGCTCGGGGTCAGCCCCGGAGCACTGATCGGCAGCGCCCCCGCCGACTGGTTCGTGCGCCTCGACGGCACCCCCTTCGCGGCGCCCAACGGCCATTCGGTCGAGGCCCGGCTGCGCAGCAGCGTCGACGAGGACCAGATCCTCGAAATCGCGACGCAGACGATCGAATATCGCGGGCGCGGCTGCCAGGTGCTCGCGATCCGCGACCTGTCCGACCGCAAGCGCGCGCAGCGCGCGATCGAGCATATGGCGTCGCACGACCCGCTCACCGACCTCGCGAACCGCGCGTGGTTCGTCCACGCGCTCGACCGCGCGATCGCCGCGCGCGAGCCCTTTGCGCTGCTCGCGCTCGACCTCGACCGCTTCAAGGCGGTGAACGACATTTTCGGGCACGCCGCGGGCGACGACATCCTGTGCCGCGTCGCCGACCTGCTGCGCGCCGCGGTGCGCGGCGACGACGTCGTCGCGCGCGTCGGCGGCGACGAATTCCTGATCATCCAGTCGGCGGTATCCACCCCCGACGACGCGCGCCGCCTCGCGAGCCGCATCCTCGAAAATCTCGCGGTCGAGATGGACGTCGCGCGCGATCCGATGGCGGTCGGGATCAGCATCGGCGTCGCGCTGTATCCGCAGGACGGCGACGATGCCGAAACGCTCCAGCGCAACGCCGACACCGCGCTCTACCGCGCCAAGAACAACGGCCGCGGCGGCGCCGCCTTTTTCGACCAGGAAATGGACGCCGTCGCGCGCGAGCGCCGCGCGCTCGAGCATGACCTGCGCCACGCGATCACCCGCGGCGAGCTGCGCCTCGTCTTCCAGCCGCTCGTCGCCACCGCCTTCGGCTCGATCGTCGGCTATGAAGCGCTGCTGCGCTGGGACCATGCGACCCGCGGCGAGGTGCCGCCCGACGATTTCATCCCGATCGCCGAGGATATCGGCGCGATCGTCCAGATCGGCGAATGGGTGCTGCGCGAGGCGTGCACGATCGCGGCGGGCTGGCCCGAGAATATCTCGGTCGCGGTCAACGTCTCGACGATCCAGTTCCAGGTGCCCAACCTGCCCGCGATCGTCCGCGACGCGCTCGACCGCGCGGGGCTCGCGGCGCACCGGCTCGAGCTCGAGATCACCGAAACCGCCTTCCTGCGCAACCGCCAGAGCGCGCTCAAGGCGCTGCACGAGATCCGCGCGATGGGGGTGCGCGTCGCGATGGACGATTTCGGCACCGGCTATTCGTCGCTGTCGAACCTCAAGGCCTTTCCCTTCGACAAGATCAAGATCGACAAGAGCTTCGTCTCGTCGATCGACGACGATGCCGCGGCGCGATCGATCGTCCGCGCGATCATCGGGCTGGGGCGCAGCTTCAACATGCCGATCGTCGCCGAGGGGGTCGAAACCGAGGCACAGCGCCAGATGCTGCTCGACGAGGGCTGCCCGCAGGCGCAGGGCTTCTATTTCGGGCGCCCCGAAGCCAATCCCTTCGCCGGTGCGCTGTCGGACAAGACGCGCTCGGAGGGCTGA
- the folE gene encoding GTP cyclohydrolase I FolE — MYDLAPEPAANAPDATAFAGAARPRPGAAEIEAAVRTLIAAAGDDPGREGLLETPARVARAWREWFAGYAVDPGGLLRRTFGEAAGYDDTVLLRSIPLVSTCEHHLAPITGVAHLAYRPRDRVVGISKLSRLVDAYARRLQLQERLTRQIAAALDAALQPRGVAVIIEARHGCMSSRGVRQHGVSMVTRCWLGEFGDDAGLRRELLDALPRRGGDRGLDA; from the coding sequence ATGTACGACCTCGCCCCCGAACCCGCCGCGAACGCCCCCGACGCGACCGCCTTTGCCGGGGCCGCGCGGCCGCGCCCCGGCGCGGCCGAGATCGAGGCGGCGGTGCGCACGCTGATCGCGGCGGCGGGCGACGACCCGGGGCGCGAGGGGCTGCTCGAAACCCCGGCGCGCGTGGCGCGCGCGTGGCGCGAATGGTTCGCGGGCTATGCGGTCGATCCCGGCGGCCTGCTCCGCCGCACCTTCGGCGAGGCGGCGGGCTATGACGACACCGTGCTGCTCCGCTCGATCCCGCTCGTGTCGACGTGCGAACATCATCTTGCGCCGATCACGGGGGTGGCGCATCTTGCCTATCGCCCCCGCGACCGGGTGGTCGGGATTTCGAAACTGTCGCGGCTGGTCGACGCCTATGCGCGGCGCCTGCAGCTTCAGGAACGGCTGACGCGCCAGATCGCCGCCGCGCTCGACGCGGCGTTGCAGCCGCGCGGCGTCGCGGTGATCATCGAGGCGCGGCACGGCTGCATGTCGTCGCGCGGGGTCAGGCAGCACGGCGTGTCGATGGTGACGCGGTGCTGGCTGGGCGAATTTGGCGACGATGCGGGGCTGCGCCGCGAATTGCTGGACGCGCTGCCGCGCCGCGGCGGGGATCGGGGGCTGGACGCATGA
- a CDS encoding type II toxin-antitoxin system RelE/ParE family toxin — translation MTASVRVVWRQTATDDLYRLYDWIADRADPDTAFAYTSAIEAHAADLATYPNRGTPRDDLAPGVRTLNFPGRTAIALAVVVPAYDFVAPSSHSTGHEFGNFVEIVWKTYSKRGNEFSPNVLFG, via the coding sequence TTGACGGCAAGCGTCCGGGTCGTCTGGCGCCAGACCGCCACCGACGACCTCTACCGCCTCTACGACTGGATCGCCGACCGCGCCGATCCCGACACCGCCTTCGCCTACACCAGCGCCATCGAAGCCCACGCGGCCGACCTCGCCACCTACCCGAACCGCGGCACCCCGCGCGACGACCTCGCGCCGGGCGTCCGCACGCTGAACTTTCCGGGGCGGACGGCTATTGCACTTGCCGTCGTAGTTCCGGCCTATGATTTCGTCGCCCCATCAAGCCATAGCACCGGCCACGAATTCGGCAATTTTGTTGAAATCGTCTGGAAGACTTACTCTAAGCGCGGAAATGAGTTCTCGCCTAACGTTCTCTTCGGGTAA
- the acnA gene encoding aconitate hydratase AcnA — MTTTGHDTLGTRSTLDVGGKSYAYYSLDKAAAKLGDVSRLPFSMKVLLENLLRFEDGGFTVSTDDVKALVDWQKDPHSNQEIQYRPARVLLQDFTGVPCVVDLAAMRDAIATLGGDTSKINPLVPVHLVIDHSVMVDEFGHPKAFEQNVEIEYYRNGERYDFLKWGSKSLDNFKAVPPGTGICHQVNLEHIAQAVWSSADASGETVAYPDTCVGTDSHTTMINGLGVLGWGVGGIEAEAAMLGQPVSMLIPEVVGFKFTGALKEGVTATDLVLTATQMLRAKGVVGRFVEYFGPGLASLSLADRATLANMAPEYGATCGFFGVDDKTLDYMRLTGRSEENIALVEAYAKAQGLWIVEGAADPIFTETLELDLATVVPSLAGPKRPQDRVSLPEVDDVFNADMANTYKKAQTRVPVEGKDFDIGDGDVTIAAITSCTNTSNPGVLVAAGLVAKKADALGLKPKPWVKTSLAPGSQVVTDYLEKAGLQKHLDNIGFNLVGYGCTTCIGNSGPLAEPISKAINENGLVAAAVISGNRNFEGRVSPDVRANFLASPPLVVAYALKGTVIEDFTTTPIGQDQSGNDVFLKDIWPTNQEVAETVAGAVDRDMFEARYAHVYKGDEHWQKIEVEGSDTYQWRAGSTYVANPPYFEGMTMTPAPVADIVDAKPLAILGDSITTDHISPAGSIKADSPAGKWLMEHQVSKADFNSYGARRGHHDVMMRGTFANIRIRNEMVPGIEGGMSRYGAEVMPIYDAAMRHKADGTPLVVIAGKEYGTGSSRDWAAKGTNLLGVRAVIVESFERIHRSNLVGMGVLPLQFLEGQSRETLGLTGDDQFTITGVADLKPRQTVTVNVTRADGSTFAFDTLCRIDTANEVEYYMNGGILHYVLRKLAA, encoded by the coding sequence ATGACCACCACCGGCCACGACACGCTGGGAACCCGTTCGACGCTCGACGTCGGCGGCAAGAGCTACGCTTATTATTCGCTCGACAAGGCCGCGGCGAAGCTCGGCGACGTGTCGCGCCTGCCCTTTTCGATGAAGGTGCTGCTCGAAAATCTGCTGCGCTTCGAGGATGGCGGCTTCACCGTGTCGACCGACGACGTCAAGGCGCTGGTCGACTGGCAGAAGGACCCGCATTCGAACCAGGAAATCCAGTATCGCCCGGCGCGCGTGCTGCTCCAGGATTTCACCGGCGTTCCGTGCGTCGTCGACCTCGCCGCGATGCGCGACGCGATCGCGACGCTCGGCGGCGACACGTCGAAGATCAACCCGCTGGTCCCCGTCCACCTCGTCATCGACCACTCGGTCATGGTCGACGAATTCGGCCACCCCAAGGCGTTCGAACAGAATGTCGAGATCGAATATTATCGCAACGGCGAACGTTACGACTTCCTGAAATGGGGATCGAAGAGCCTCGACAATTTCAAGGCGGTGCCCCCGGGCACCGGCATCTGCCACCAGGTCAACCTCGAGCATATCGCGCAGGCGGTGTGGTCGAGCGCGGATGCGTCGGGTGAAACCGTCGCCTATCCCGACACCTGCGTCGGCACCGACAGCCATACGACGATGATCAACGGCCTCGGCGTGCTCGGCTGGGGCGTCGGCGGGATCGAGGCCGAGGCCGCGATGCTCGGCCAGCCCGTGTCGATGCTGATCCCCGAAGTCGTCGGCTTCAAATTCACCGGCGCATTGAAGGAAGGCGTCACCGCGACCGACCTCGTGCTCACCGCGACGCAGATGCTGCGCGCCAAGGGCGTCGTCGGCCGCTTCGTCGAATATTTCGGCCCCGGCCTTGCCTCGCTGAGCCTCGCCGACCGCGCGACGCTCGCCAATATGGCGCCCGAATATGGCGCGACCTGCGGCTTCTTCGGCGTCGACGACAAGACGCTCGATTACATGCGCCTGACCGGGCGCAGCGAGGAAAATATCGCGCTGGTCGAGGCCTATGCCAAGGCGCAGGGGCTGTGGATCGTCGAGGGCGCCGCCGACCCGATCTTCACCGAAACGCTCGAACTCGACCTTGCCACCGTCGTGCCGTCGCTCGCGGGGCCGAAGCGCCCGCAGGACCGCGTCTCGCTCCCCGAGGTCGACGACGTGTTCAACGCCGACATGGCGAACACCTACAAGAAGGCGCAGACGCGCGTTCCGGTCGAGGGCAAGGATTTCGACATCGGCGACGGCGACGTCACCATCGCCGCGATCACGAGCTGCACCAACACCTCGAACCCCGGCGTGCTCGTCGCCGCGGGGCTCGTCGCGAAAAAGGCCGACGCGCTGGGGCTGAAGCCCAAGCCGTGGGTCAAGACCAGCCTCGCCCCGGGAAGCCAGGTCGTCACCGACTATCTCGAGAAGGCCGGGCTGCAGAAGCATCTCGACAATATCGGCTTCAACCTCGTCGGTTACGGCTGCACGACCTGCATCGGCAACTCGGGTCCGCTCGCCGAGCCGATTTCGAAGGCGATCAACGAGAACGGCCTCGTCGCCGCGGCGGTGATTTCGGGCAACCGCAACTTCGAGGGCCGCGTGTCGCCCGACGTGCGCGCGAACTTCCTCGCCTCGCCGCCGCTGGTGGTGGCGTACGCGCTGAAGGGCACGGTGATCGAGGATTTCACCACCACCCCGATCGGGCAGGACCAGTCGGGCAACGACGTCTTCCTGAAGGACATCTGGCCGACCAACCAGGAAGTGGCCGAGACGGTCGCGGGCGCGGTCGATCGCGACATGTTCGAGGCGCGCTACGCCCATGTCTACAAGGGCGACGAGCATTGGCAGAAGATCGAGGTCGAGGGCAGCGACACCTATCAGTGGCGCGCGGGATCGACCTATGTCGCCAACCCGCCCTATTTCGAGGGCATGACGATGACCCCGGCGCCGGTCGCCGACATCGTCGACGCGAAGCCGCTCGCGATCCTGGGCGATTCGATCACCACCGACCACATCAGCCCCGCCGGCAGCATCAAGGCGGACTCGCCGGCTGGAAAATGGCTGATGGAACATCAGGTCAGCAAGGCCGACTTCAACAGCTACGGCGCGCGCCGCGGCCACCACGACGTGATGATGCGCGGCACTTTCGCCAACATCCGCATCCGCAACGAAATGGTCCCCGGCATCGAGGGCGGCATGTCGCGCTACGGCGCCGAGGTCATGCCGATCTATGACGCGGCGATGCGCCACAAGGCCGACGGCACGCCGCTCGTCGTCATCGCGGGCAAGGAATATGGCACCGGATCGTCGCGCGACTGGGCGGCGAAGGGCACCAATTTGCTGGGCGTCCGCGCGGTGATCGTCGAGAGCTTCGAGCGCATCCACCGCTCGAACCTCGTCGGCATGGGCGTGCTGCCGCTGCAGTTCCTTGAGGGCCAGAGCCGCGAGACGCTGGGCCTGACCGGCGACGACCAGTTCACCATCACCGGCGTCGCGGATTTGAAGCCGCGCCAGACGGTCACCGTGAACGTCACGCGCGCCGACGGTTCGACCTTCGCCTTCGACACGCTCTGCCGCATCGATACCGCGAACGAGGTCGAATATTATATGAACGGCGGCATCCTGCACTACGTGCTGCGCAAGCTGGCCGCATAA
- a CDS encoding DUF4142 domain-containing protein, whose protein sequence is MMLKTILWFGAATALIISAPLSAHEAAKPDDAQIAHVAYTAGQIDVDAGKQALARSHNPAVRSFAEAMVRDHAAVNDKALALVARLGVTPQANATSSALSAQAAQKHAELAGLDGAAFDRAYVANEVAYHRTVNDALRDLLIPSATNGELKALLETGLTLFSEHQAHAEHLAASLK, encoded by the coding sequence ATGATGCTCAAGACGATCCTGTGGTTCGGCGCGGCGACCGCGCTGATCATCAGCGCGCCGCTATCGGCGCACGAAGCCGCCAAGCCCGACGACGCGCAGATCGCGCATGTCGCCTACACCGCAGGGCAAATCGACGTCGACGCGGGCAAGCAGGCGCTCGCCAGGTCGCACAACCCCGCGGTGCGCAGCTTTGCCGAGGCGATGGTGCGCGATCATGCCGCGGTGAACGACAAGGCGCTGGCGCTGGTCGCGCGGCTCGGCGTGACGCCGCAGGCGAATGCGACGAGCAGCGCGCTGTCGGCGCAGGCGGCGCAGAAACACGCCGAACTCGCGGGGCTCGACGGCGCCGCCTTCGACCGCGCCTATGTCGCGAACGAGGTCGCCTATCATCGCACGGTCAACGACGCGCTGCGCGACCTGCTGATCCCGTCGGCGACCAACGGCGAGCTGAAAGCGCTGCTCGAAACCGGGCTGACGCTGTTCAGCGAGCATCAGGCGCACGCCGAACATCTGGCCGCGAGCCTCAAGTGA
- a CDS encoding RNA polymerase sigma factor: MTTQASIDPAGLSDLELAARIAARDRAAARVVTERNNQRLFRAAWSVLREREEAEDVVQSTYMRGFAAIGSFAGRSSLSTWLTRIAINEALGRARARERRRRRFDAASVADLNDYRERLMRGSMAGGKPDAELARGQIRATLEAAIAQLPSEFRTAFVLREVEGLSVDETAALLGIAPATVKTRCLRARRRLQQLLAPELRSALSGSFPFAGADCHALTARVLAGWCG; the protein is encoded by the coding sequence ATGACGACGCAGGCATCGATCGACCCCGCCGGACTGTCCGACCTCGAACTCGCGGCGCGGATCGCGGCGCGCGATCGCGCGGCGGCGCGCGTCGTCACCGAACGCAACAACCAGCGGCTGTTCCGCGCCGCGTGGAGCGTGCTGCGCGAGCGCGAGGAGGCCGAGGATGTCGTGCAGAGCACCTATATGCGCGGCTTTGCGGCGATCGGCAGCTTTGCCGGGCGCTCGTCGCTGTCGACCTGGCTGACGCGGATCGCGATCAACGAGGCGCTGGGCCGCGCGCGGGCGCGCGAGCGGCGGCGGCGGCGCTTCGACGCGGCGTCGGTCGCCGACCTCAACGACTATCGCGAGCGGCTGATGCGCGGATCGATGGCGGGCGGAAAGCCCGACGCCGAGCTCGCGCGCGGCCAGATCCGCGCGACGCTCGAGGCCGCGATCGCCCAGCTGCCGTCCGAATTCCGCACCGCCTTCGTGCTGCGCGAGGTCGAAGGCCTGTCGGTCGACGAAACCGCGGCGCTGCTGGGCATCGCGCCGGCGACGGTCAAGACGCGCTGCCTGCGCGCGCGGCGGCGGTTGCAGCAGCTGCTGGCGCCCGAACTCCGCTCGGCGCTGAGCGGCAGCTTTCCGTTCGCGGGCGCCGATTGCCACGCGCTGACCGCGCGCGTGCTCGCCGGCTGGTGCGGCTGA
- a CDS encoding type II toxin-antitoxin system ParD family antitoxin: MASRAEKPVTVTLGPLTAAAQDRVKSGRYASVSEVVRAGLRALDREEALLDELLKARVAEALADPRPVQPAEEVRSGLAARHAKRTGKGA, translated from the coding sequence ATGGCATCGCGCGCCGAAAAGCCCGTCACCGTCACCCTCGGCCCGCTCACCGCCGCCGCGCAGGATCGCGTCAAATCGGGGCGCTACGCCTCGGTCAGCGAAGTCGTCCGCGCCGGTCTGCGCGCGCTCGACCGCGAGGAAGCGCTGCTCGACGAACTGCTCAAGGCCCGCGTCGCCGAAGCCCTCGCCGACCCCCGCCCCGTCCAGCCCGCCGAAGAGGTCCGCAGCGGCCTTGCCGCCCGCCACGCCAAACGGACGGGCAAAGGCGCTTGA